Sequence from the Bombus pyrosoma isolate SC7728 linkage group LG3, ASM1482585v1, whole genome shotgun sequence genome:
tttatattaatataaattatgttgtGTCACctgcaattttttttactttattcatttatccatatattttatatcgaattttatcattgaattttattgtttatcaCTATAGAATTCAAAGGTATtgcttaatatatatatatatatatatatatatattatatatatatctttctattatatatatctttctttattatttctttttgcacTTGCCACCCTCTTGCGTGATAATTTACGAactatgtaataatattcgtgATTCAGTAAGTTACAAGATTATAGAACTTTTACTCACAATTTTACAACTTGCatcaaatagaataatttaataacttttaatttctaaaatttaatttgtttcattaatgCAAACTATAATGCAAGAAGAGTTATTAGTATGAAACCTTGTAACTTGTAACTGAGCAAAGATTATTAAGttgataattacaataatttaaagaaaatgtgttTACAGCGTAGACTGTAGATAAAGCAATGTTCTAAATTTTAACAgcacatatatatagatagatagaagTAATCGATTGATTCtgaaagtattaatttatccTATACCTTTCGTCTTTACTTCGATCGTAAGTTAAACTACGGATGTTTATacaaactaatatttttatgaatatattcaaagaaacagaaattagataataatttgtttcattcttcaaatattataaagaatgttttactatagatattttatataatgtgtatacatgtacatttaaattttctgtaaataaatatctgcagTTTAGTGTGtgtcaataaaataaaaattaaaatatttgctaattaataatatcgcaaatataaagtatatttttttttcaatttacaactGTACATACGTGGACCCTTCTCGTGTATTATGTTGAAGTGTTTCTGAGAACGAATTAAACGAGTTCGAATTCGTCATTTGCGTGATATACTCCGAAGaggagaatgaaaattgacaaatgTAAAACGATGTAACTTAATGATGCAGGATTGGAGGCTCTGGAAAAAGCTCTCTATTGCTGGGAGGATGCTCTTACGGCGTTCAGCTCTTCATTCAGTAATGGTACACTCGCATTACCGTCGGCAGCGGATGCGGCATTTACGCAAGATGTGCAAGAACTCCTTAACATGGGTTATCAAATTCAGAACCGTGCAGAACTCCTTTTTATCGACCAGGTAACCATATCTGTTCTACTATCTGTACtgtattttcctttccttttcattaCTCAAATAAATCTCACTTATCTCTGatgttattttatcattgaaaatggaaaaatggcTGTCCATTAcaggatattttataaatatctaattattctCATTCTACAgtatactataaaaattattttaagtattattGATGCAAGTTTGCTGGTAGCTCGAGAAAGtcctgaaatttattttgttgttgaaaataaaatatgtttattataaaatattttggaaatgtttaattataagtattcccattttagaatatattactaaagattattttagaaattgttaaGACAGGTTTGCTGATGACactgaaaattttatacttctGAAATCTTTTCTATCTCACTCTATACCATTCCATTCCACTGCACTCGTCAATTGCTTTTTCGCCGTATAAAAAAATGCAAGAATTAATCCAATTTAAATGATAACTGACTAGAGTAATTAGTGCAATGAGTTACTTGACCTAACAACAAGCAAAGAAGAATTATTGCATAGAAAGTTCACGGCATCGCTACTGCGTTCATTCAAATCTAAGCATATAAAATGAtcttacaattatattaactacattttaattgataatctTATCAATAATTGAATTCTAATGTCGCgtacaatagaaaaataaattatagcaTGGAAAAGTAATAAGTTTACATTTTTGCAGCATTCAGTATTGTTCCGGAATGAAGATGAGGAAAGTATAGATAGCCACAAACCTTCGAACATAGGTAGTAGGATATCCGGTAAGGATAAAGCAGATGCTGCGTCTTCTCCGGAATCTTTTGAATCTGCACGTGATGGGGTAAgtttagattttatttatatatctttttacttgcatatcatattattttattctatatttttacatagatattaaattattttatttttattttttttacttacacatacatataatattaatataggTAGCAGATTTACGGGAATTTGAAGAATTCTCCGAATTTTTCCCCCactttgaaaaacaaaaattatatcacgCTGCACTCAAACAACACGAAGACAAAAGCATTTTGTGCaggtaaattttttttaatttttacgatatatttaaaaatgtagaaatttatatgctttatataaatttattataatttatatttttattatagacgGTTGCATACAGAGTTAGTAAAGTGTGGCTCGGACATAGAATATTTAGCAAAGGTACATTGCTTGCGACAAGcgtatacaaaattattcactATATCTTCTGCCACAGAATGGATTGCGGACATAGGCAGACAAGTCATTAGTGATTTGATCATGTATGCAGACAGGGTATACACAACATACattatttccttctatttgaaaaagatataaatatgtacatcttaaaatagtttaaattggtttttaataaatgattttttattttcaatattaggATCCCAAAGATTATCTAATACATTACGAACGAATGTTAGAATTTTTACAAGAGCCAAGCAACCATAATATGATGGAGGAGGAATTAACCGGAAGAGGcgttaaatgtataaatttctacgatGTTCTGATtgactttattttattagatgctttcgaagaaattgaaaagccGCCTTCGTCAATTAAAGCTATTTTACAAAACAGATGGATATCCGCTAGTTTTCGTGAAACTGTAGGTACTTAAAATAGTAAATGCCtttttagtttaatttcttattgatgtctattaattttatattcaaggcCATTGGAACTGCAGTTTGGTCAGTTCTTATGGGTAAAAGACAAATGCTGAAATATGATAAAGGATTTCTGGCCCATTTTTACTCGATTTCTGAACAAATTTCTCCAGTGCTTGTGTGGGGTTTCCTAGGCCCAGAAGGAAGTCTACGTTCTACCTGCCACTATTTCAGAGATCAAGTAATAGAATTCCttgtagatatatttaatttctttaaagtaAGATATACTACTGTCGATAACCTCGCTGAAGATATACTTAGGGAAATGAAAGTAAgagtcgaaaatataaatcaaagaCTTTCTCTAGAAGGTTGTTAATCATGCATCATAAACATAAGCACTATATAGCAgtgtcaaatatatataaaatgttccaACAATCTTTACCATTTTGTACTTGTTGCAAGTTGTCTGTCCATATTTATGCACATGTATAATGTGCAACTATTGTATGAGTTCTATGAAAGTTGATATTATGAGTAAaagataattgaatttatgatgtaataatatttcttttatctctttcacatttacattattttatatatttcaattcaaaACATACGTGAATGTAGGAGTGActctttatataattttatttcttgtaatatgtatattgtatagatTATGTGTAGATATTAATCTCGATACGCTTTTAATACAAGAATTTAGAACAAGATATTTAACCCTTTCAGTGCCGACCGAAAGAATTGTACCTAAGCGAAAAGTACCAAATCAATTTGATGTAATTTgtagtttgaaaaaaaaaatcataaaaaggaaagtaagaatgatatttacaaaattcaaaacgcaatatattacgaaataaagggaaaataaattaatgccaattgtatttcaatatttgttgaaaatcaTATGAATAATACTTATTCAAAATCAATaggaaaagtggaaaaatcagtttttttttgtaaacagtatttgcaaataagaaaaatcatcGGTTAGTCATAGTTTGATGTAGAACGCGTAGTGTAAAGCATCAATACTGCATTCTCAATTATCTGTagcaaaatttctaatatcaaAACACAAAACTAAATGATAATCCCAAGATGCATAGGAGGATTACTTGGTCTAAAACAAGTGAGCTAGTATAACATCACTAAAATAacattctaatattattataaacatttatagtTATCTGGCTATTGAAAATGTGTgatatttacttattattactcatacaaataatttacttagCATTGATAGTTACTAATGTATACATCGCGTAATCCTTTATtgcatatattacaaattgtgCGTGATCTTCGCATAGGCCcacaaaaaattttattgttgcTTTGTCGATGCAAGATTATTTTGTGAAACATAAAGAGATATTCTGTTCCAAACAgtgttatttaaaatctatGACGGTCTCAAGCAAATCTCCcgtatcgaatttttattttatagcacTAGGGTATACAGTCTTGGTATCAACCATCGCGGAATGTAACAAAAAGTTAATctcataaacaattttttcgatttatgAAACATCTCACACAGTGCTTCTGCAGAAAAATTCAACcatttataacgttttataaatttattttgagaTAAAGTTCTCTCGCGCTGCGATTAATAAGGCGCCATCGCATACACaacgatatattatttgttcGGTACTAAAAGggctaaatataattattttattataaaaatgagttttaatatattgctATTATTTCAATGTTACGAAATTGTTTATATACTACAAAATAGTTGTAATGATATAATGACAAACTATTTGTAGCATTTAAAAGTAGtatgatgaaaatatattcctaatatattccatgaaatattacgatatgatagTATGAAGGCACTAATAATAATGTCctctttattaataaattattagaatatatacaGCCTTAATTAAGAAACTTTTGGAGAAAcatgtttgtttattttatttcacgttataGATCTATTTACGTCATTTccttattatcaaaatataaaccatatttttttatgatttcttataagaaaaataatcgcttataaacattatataaaatacaaagaatcCATTGCCAAAGATAAGAATAATATCGCTACTGATAACCCTGTGACCAGTATGAATATGTACTTGTTTCAGTACAGTTATACTTTACGTTTTGTATTACCAACATAGCGTGAAAACATTCCActattgcaattatttaaGTGTTACTTCTTGAAAATCAATCATGGATAACAAATGcagcaaattttatatacaaaaaaataatatgcTATGTAAACATTGTTCATTTGCCTTCATTCAGCCTCGCATTTTATACTTCACTTATACAAAATGAATacatgataaaatattcgagataCAAGTATTCTATCTTATTCAAGTATGGTGCATGATCTTTTTCTCACTTATAATGAATGTagttgatattaataataattcatttacatttattatttatttcaaaatcattcAAACATTACGTTCAGTATGAATTTTTACCTAGatgatattatatgaaatatgtaaatgtaatataccattcttattctcatttttatatttatgcgaTAGACTGCACagcgtaaaaataatatctttatgtaTAATGTACATCAGAGTATTATGTATCATCGCATGCAATTTTACAGCTCAGTCAATAAACAATgcatatatgtaaaaatttaagaaacaaatttaactAATATGCTGTtcctttatttaatatatttacgtattacaaatatcataCTTTGATCACATatgtttattgtatatatatataagtagtTTAAAGAAATAACGCATCCATTATTTCATCTTCAGATTCTTCTTCATCACTAGATGGCACGAGTGGCATTATTTgagttatattatttctacgtttataTTCTGCAAAACTCTCCCTTTCTGtgataaaataacttttgttAGACTCTACATAATGTGATCATCAATAAagatttactaaatattactATCAAACATTAATCGTTaatattctcttctttatataaacagttatatatataattatatatgtaaaacagCTGTAtgaataaacataaaaagCTATTTATTGTCAATTAAATGCTATGTGTTATAAttacctatattttttaaagactcAAGGATCCAGtcctttttatatatatgatcTGGATCTACGCTGACTAAAGGATTCTTTTCCGTTGCGATAAATAATCTTAACCACTCTGTCCCtatcattttgataaaaattatataaatacataataaaaataatataacaaataaataaaaggaatatttattttacctttatgTGCTTTTACAAGTGTAATCTTAACTTCTCTTCCTATATTTCTATGGGTTGTTTTTTCTGCTATTACAGTTCCAAAAAGATATgagcaaatataatatttttctaagtTTGTTATTGTGCTAGAAACCGATATagacattttttatacaattttgtaaacaacattttatattagatatcagatatttaaaatacctaAATAATATGTGATCACATTCAACATGGAGAAAATATTCCTTTATATCACACAGTAAAATACGTACGATGACTGTAGTATCAGTCTGATACCACACAATTTTCGGTGTGTGATATTTACTCACAAGTTTTAAAGAGCACATAACGTAAAATCGTAGAAAGAGTATATACACTTATTACATGTAAAACACTATAAAAATACGGTATCACTTTAAGTTTTCATGAGtacaaaatttgaagaagaaagaatcaaAAAGATAgtaaacttaaaaaaatatactgaATTGGAGAACTATTGTAttctgaagaagaaaaataaacatacatataaatataataacagagataataatatatacatacatatgtagatGCATACATAAATCTAAAAAGACAGTTCATGCTTTTGATTGgtggaattttttttacatatttatgatcAAGTATATATCAAGTATATATCAagtatatttttcgatttttataattttatatttaacaatgatggcttgaacaattatttacaacaatttacattacaaatgtaaaattaaggaaataactttatttgtaaaataaaagtaaatttttaatttgaaacctttatttttaaactataaagtaatatttttaatgtgaAAAGTAAAGATAATAATCTACAAAAATCTTCAGATTTTCTTTAGCGGCTGTTCGAATGAAAGACATACTATGTATACTATATGTTTGAAGACCAATAAAGATTCATTTCACGGCGTTAGTTGATAAGCCGGGCGTAATCACGGTAAAACGTCAAACACAAAGATAAAATGTCAAGAAACGATGGCAAAAAAGATTCGTCAGCGTCAGcgtttcgaaaaatcgatGTTGATCAATACAGTGATAATAATTTCAGAGAAGAAGACGCTGACGGAGGAATAGGAGGACCTACAGGCccagatgaaaatgaaattttgacaCTTCTTAGCCAATATCCTTTTCATCGCTTTTATATAGATGTAATAACGTTACAGTGATTTTTCTTATGTTTCATCGCATTTtccttaatatttattcaaggGTAAGAATGCAGAAGCACTGATATCAGTATTGAGGTCTGCACCACTTGGGTGTAAAAATCAACAAGTAAAGGTAACCTCAGAAACACGCCCTTTACTTCAGTGTTTAACATACGAGTTTATGACatgatgaaatttatatttatcattctaAAGTACACTTTAGTACATGTGGTATAAGATATATTGttccttttatattaatatcataaatacataatttcataGATTACAAAAATTCACAATTGAACAtagaataatcaaaatattcagatataatattttttattatactacatttattatgttataacaacACAATGATTTACACAATGATAGTTTTACCACAAAGGggacaatatattatatgtacattagcttataaaaatatttgtacactTGCAAAAACctttcatgaatatattatgtatgttataagaaacatttaaaaatttgatttacacTGTAAAGAAATCTAGCTATTATAGTTATGTttgtaaagtttgaaacaaaccTAGAAATGTATATGAAGACCATAAGATAGtgcaagtatatatatattttatgataatgataaatatatttaaacagtcaGTTAtccataatattaataagctTCTAAAATGACTATTCATGctgtgtattaattttttattaaatatatgtttgcaataaatatattgtaacttttatatactCTTTCAagttggtttcaaattttaccagtATAATCAAGATAGTCATGTCTCATTATAGTGTTAgtaaagtttcaaaatgttttatatgacACATAcaacatatacataaaagatttttatggTAAGTGTTCAAATGCTTTCATGAGTTGTGAATTGTgtatatgttttatgtaataaatatgtttcataatgtggtatttaatgaaatgaaaatgtgtactgattttattttattaaaaagacatAATCTTTATTTTGCATAATCTACATATATGTGATTTTGCAAAAACCAATAGTGATGATATATTACAGGATAACGCACGGAATCTGACGTTAAAAGTTCTTCTAAGTATAAAATCTACTCAAATAGATGATTGCTTAGCACAATTAGATCGTGACTTGCTGgatgttttaatgaaatatatatacagaggATTTGAAATTCCAACGGAGGGTAGTAGTAGTCATTTATTAACCTGGCATGAAAAGGTATACAATATCAGTGGTGTTGGCAGTATTGTACGAGCGTTTGCAGATAGTAAACGTGCttgaaaaaatttgtacattttctaaTGATGTtcattacaataattaatccTTACTGTTACTCATTGTCATTGTTAATACAATGAGGATGTAGATAGAGGATGTAGATTCcacatgaaaaatataacacattGGTGTACATTTGTTAtcaataaagtaatttttatttcttatatatttggAGAAATGTCTTTCATTTTAAATCTCTACCATTATTGataaatgttttttgtttttaaactAGAGTCTTCTATGTTTTATGTACAAAACAACAGTACAATatatcagaaataatatttatattttttataagaattttgtatattatgtatctatatattcATCTgcatgtaataattttataacgatttaatacatataaaacaatagtaccatatatatatgttttatattaaatctgATAATTAAATCTTATCAAATACATAGCAAAATGGATTAAattagtatattaaataaattctataatagcTATGACTTATTTCATTATTGCAGAAATATCATTTGACAGAGCTTTCATTACTCACATTTGTCCGTTACTGTGAGCATTATCATATTTGTTTGATGTATCAAGTATAATGCACTTACGAATACTGCATTTGCTCTATAACAAGAAAATAgttgtatttttaaagaaaatatgataagtatGATGTATGATAAATGGAATGTAGTGATGCTTACTGTccttctttaaaatattcctttaatGTATTGCTAAACCTTTTactatatttaacaaattctctttttctctgatCCAGTGCCTGTTTTCCCGCAGAACCACGAATAAATGCAGTTACTTCATTCACTGCatccaaaagtttctttattgCACTTGCAATTTCTCTAAAACAGGTGTATCACAAAAGCATactatatgatataaataaaactacaaTATACATAAGTATGGAAACATACTTGATTGTTTCGAGAAAAGTTTTCCGATCTGTTATTTCATCAGGAATTCTGCTAAGTATTCTTTTTAAGGAAGTTGATTTACGATTTAATTCCTGGAAAGCATCCTCAGACCTAGATGATCTATATTCTACAACtataattatagtataaaacaaatacagaatattaatCATGTTAAAcatagtatttaattatattttactcatattttatttaattatattagaattataCCATCATAATCAGAAGCTGCTCCTTGTAATCTTAAAACACTCTCATTCATATCAAGATTAAGTTCTGCCCGTCGTATTATACCAAGGATTAAATCGTGTGTAATTCCTGGATGGGAATTTTCAGCTTTCAATAAAGCTGTACGTAATGTCTGAGCTGCCAATACATTTTGTCTTTCTAGCTATGTAACAATGGATTAAAGaaatcaataacaaatatgaaatagaaatgtatattctttaattaaaataatcttttaacaTATACATGTGAAGAGGATCATGTTTATATATTcgtacaaataatatattcgtaagaGGTTTCTGTaagtgtttaaatattttagtgaGTAACTGAAATTACAATCTACAAGTAAAAGAAATGTCAATACCTTCATTAATATTGGTCTTAAGATGACAGGAAGGACCAGTGATGTAACTGGAGTCTCATCGCCCATTGTCATCCTTTACaacgtttatttaaaagtatagttcaaatgtaattaattcgtAATCGGTTAAATGCGGCTAATTGATTTCTTAATTGGCCAGTCCAGATACAGATCGAATTGTTTACATTAAAAAGTATCTGTTTCGATCATATTCCTGATATGACAGCTGTCACGCTCAGTGTCTCATTCCAAAACGAGGTAAACAGGTTGAGCAACTTGATTTTCAGAtgaatatctttattttaaattttcttcgaatacgtaatattttgcagtttttttagtaaattttgaaattagggtaataaaacattgtaagtattcgaaaaatatgataGAAGTATTCTCAATACACCAAATACTTTATCACTTTACAAttcaacgaatatttttagtaGAACGTCTCTAAACACCTAGTTTACCAAACATATTCCCTATTAGATTCAGGTGTAATACCAAACGATTCTAAGTTATATTACGGACGATCAATGAAATAGCGCCTTAATATAACGCGGTTAAAAcgaagtatattaaaatattgtagtaAAAAATAACCTCAAATATAACCCCACAATTATCATTTGATTATACGTATGGAATATtgctaatttattattgtacttGAATTAAATACCtcatataattattagaattatcaaCAATGTTGGAACGTAAAGATCCAGAAGGAAATCTATATGTTTTTGTaagtaatttattgtatataaccTCACTTTATTTTTGTGTGGAACGTCactgttcttttatttgtcttttttaTGGAATAGAATGAAGAAGATTTACCatacgaagaagaaattttgagAAATCCTTATTCTGTGAAACATTggcaacgttatatagatcatttaaaaagtacaaaaagcAGTAATTTAAACATTGTGTACGAACGAGCGTTAAAGGAACTTCCTGGAAGGTAGAGGACATGTCTTTTCTGCATTTTTTtgtcaaacaattttttataaaataatcagaTTCTTGTTTTTGATTAGCTATAAGTTATGGTACAATTATCTACGTCAACGTGTTAACCAATTGAAAGGGAGGTGCATAACAGATCCGCTTTATGAAGATGTAAATAATGCATTTGAGCGTGCTTTGGTTTTTATGCATAAAATGCCCAGAATTTGGATGGACTATTGCACATTGATGACAGAACAATGTTATATTACGCGTACTCGTCAAGTTTTTGATCGAGCACTTAGAGCTCTCCCTATCACGCAACATCATCGTATATGGCCAttgtatattgaatttttaaaaaagcatAATGTCTATGAAACTGCAGTCAGAGTTTTTAGAAGATATCTTAAggtaaaatagaatatttttatatatcttaatgacctatatttaataatgtgtTGTTTATTTTTAGCTAGCTCCAG
This genomic interval carries:
- the LOC122566007 gene encoding mitoguardin isoform X3 codes for the protein MRKLHGRINILHILHTIRLNCGESLVKYSLCIVFRDACCTLRFNRSTYVLYRELRIGQGVYNGYANITGAGSARVLGKFPSSPAHQAPPSICWYAVLLLHLRHSLLFEIQRIQGLEALEKALYCWEDALTAFSSSFSNGTLALPSAADAAFTQDVQELLNMGYQIQNRAELLFIDQHSVLFRNEDEESIDSHKPSNIGSRISGKDKADAASSPESFESARDGVADLREFEEFSEFFPHFEKQKLYHAALKQHEDKSILCRRLHTELVKCGSDIEYLAKVHCLRQAYTKLFTISSATEWIADIGRQVISDLIMYADRDPKDYLIHYERMLEFLQEPSNHNMMEEELTGRGVKCINFYDVLIDFILLDAFEEIEKPPSSIKAILQNRWISASFRETAIGTAVWSVLMGKRQMLKYDKGFLAHFYSISEQISPVLVWGFLGPEGSLRSTCHYFRDQVIEFLVDIFNFFKVRYTTVDNLAEDILREMKVRVENINQRLSLEGC
- the LOC122566007 gene encoding mitoguardin isoform X4, yielding MSIFNAHQFVGALCKRYIISLPSINLSRTQKIFIICLTGGSLLLGGLAQFLKRRRRCPRPSSRRTLRELKQRFAAAKSSNFDVLSQASWARKSEASSKSHISDRASLISSVPGGPDGDIKLTPQQYGVLGLEALEKALYCWEDALTAFSSSFSNGTLALPSAADAAFTQDVQELLNMGYQIQNRAELLFIDQHSVLFRNEDEESIDSHKPSNIGSRISGKDKADAASSPESFESARDGVADLREFEEFSEFFPHFEKQKLYHAALKQHEDKSILCRRLHTELVKCGSDIEYLAKVHCLRQAYTKLFTISSATEWIADIGRQVISDLIMYADRDPKDYLIHYERMLEFLQEPSNHNMMEEELTGRGVKCINFYDVLIDFILLDAFEEIEKPPSSIKAILQNRWISASFRETAIGTAVWSVLMGKRQMLKYDKGFLAHFYSISEQISPVLVWGFLGPEGSLRSTCHYFRDQIFFSGCSNERHTMYTICLKTNKDSFHGVS
- the LOC122566007 gene encoding mitoguardin isoform X2, translated to MSIFNAHQFVGALCKRYIISLPSINLSRTQKIFIICLTGGSLLLGGLAQFLKRRRRCPRPSSRRTLRELKQRFAAAKSSNFDVLSQASWARKSEASSKSHISDRASLISSVPGGPDGDIKLTPQQYGVLGLEALEKALYCWEDALTAFSSSFSNGTLALPSAADAAFTQDVQELLNMGYQIQNRAELLFIDQHSVLFRNEDEESIDSHKPSNIGSRISGKDKADAASSPESFESARDGVADLREFEEFSEFFPHFEKQKLYHAALKQHEDKSILCRRLHTELVKCGSDIEYLAKVHCLRQAYTKLFTISSATEWIADIGRQVISDLIMYADRDPKDYLIHYERMLEFLQEPSNHNMMEEELTGRGVKCINFYDVLIDFILLDAFEEIEKPPSSIKAILQNRWISASFRETAIGTAVWSVLMGKRQMLKYDKGFLAHFYSISEQISPVLVWGFLGPEGSLRSTCHYFRDQVIEFLVDIFNFFKVRYTTVDNLAEDILREMKILLHH
- the LOC122566007 gene encoding mitoguardin isoform X5, which codes for MSIFNAHQFVGALCKRYIISLPSINLSRTQKIFIICLTGGSLLLGGLAQFLKRRRRCPRPSSRRTLRELKQRFAAAKSSNFDVLSQASWARKSEASSKSHISDRASLISSVPGGPDGDIKLTPQQYGVLGLEALEKALYCWEDALTAFSSSFSNGTLALPSAADAAFTQDVQELLNMGYQIQNRAELLFIDQHSVLFRNEDEESIDSHKPSNIGSRISGKDKADAASSPESFESARDGVADLREFEEFSEFFPHFEKQKLYHAALKQHEDKSILCRRLHTELVKCGSDIEYLAKVHCLRQAYTKLFTISSATEWIADIGRQVISDLIMYADRDPKDYLIHYERMLEFLQEPSNHNMMEEELTGRGVKCINFYDVLIDFILLDAFEEIEKPPSSIKAILQNRWISASFRETAIGTAVWSVLMGKRQMLKYDKGFLAHFYSISEQISPVLVWGFLGPEGSLRSTCHYFRDQILLHH
- the LOC122566007 gene encoding mitoguardin isoform X1; this encodes MSIFNAHQFVGALCKRYIISLPSINLSRTQKIFIICLTGGSLLLGGLAQFLKRRRRCPRPSSRRTLRELKQRFAAAKSSNFDVLSQASWARKSEASSKSHISDRASLISSVPGGPDGDIKLTPQQYGVLGLEALEKALYCWEDALTAFSSSFSNGTLALPSAADAAFTQDVQELLNMGYQIQNRAELLFIDQHSVLFRNEDEESIDSHKPSNIGSRISGKDKADAASSPESFESARDGVADLREFEEFSEFFPHFEKQKLYHAALKQHEDKSILCRRLHTELVKCGSDIEYLAKVHCLRQAYTKLFTISSATEWIADIGRQVISDLIMYADRDPKDYLIHYERMLEFLQEPSNHNMMEEELTGRGVKCINFYDVLIDFILLDAFEEIEKPPSSIKAILQNRWISASFRETAIGTAVWSVLMGKRQMLKYDKGFLAHFYSISEQISPVLVWGFLGPEGSLRSTCHYFRDQVIEFLVDIFNFFKVRYTTVDNLAEDILREMKVRVENINQRLSLEGC
- the LOC122566018 gene encoding uncharacterized protein LOC122566018, producing MCSLKLVSKYHTPKIVWYQTDTTVIVRILLCDIKEYFLHVECDHILFSTITNLEKYYICSYLFGTVIAEKTTHRNIGREVKITLVKAHKGTEWLRLFIATEKNPLVSVDPDHIYKKDWILESLKNIERESFAEYKRRNNITQIMPLVPSSDEEESEDEIMDALFL
- the LOC122566020 gene encoding actin-related protein 2/3 complex subunit 5-C produces the protein MSRNDGKKDSSASAFRKIDVDQYSDNNFREEDADGGIGGPTGPDENEILTLLSQGKNAEALISVLRSAPLGCKNQQVKDNARNLTLKVLLSIKSTQIDDCLAQLDRDLLDVLMKYIYRGFEIPTEGSSSHLLTWHEKVYNISGVGSIVRAFADSKRA
- the LOC122566015 gene encoding programmed cell death protein 10, with product MTMGDETPVTSLVLPVILRPILMKLERQNVLAAQTLRTALLKAENSHPGITHDLILGIIRRAELNLDMNESVLRLQGAASDYDVVEYRSSRSEDAFQELNRKSTSLKRILSRIPDEITDRKTFLETIKEIASAIKKLLDAVNEVTAFIRGSAGKQALDQRKREFVKYSKRFSNTLKEYFKEGQANAVFVSALYLIHQTNMIMLTVTDKCE